The stretch of DNA TTCTTTCTGCGGTTGAACGTAACAGCGCCCCGACTGAAGACGTAGCGCCTGAAGTAGAAGACGTCGTAGATCGACACGCGCCGCTATTCCCAGTACAAATCAAACAAACCGCGCTGAACCACGGCGATGTCCGCTTTAAAGACAACATTACCGGCGCAGAGCTTCACTACCCTGATATCAACCTATCGTTAGGTGAATTCGCAACTCAAAGTGTTTTGGCTGACAATACCAACCGCTATACACTACAAATTAACGATGCCGATACAGCCAAAATTGCGCTAAAAGGTCAGGTTCAATTGAAACCGCTGCAAGTGGTTGGCGATATCAACGTTGAGAATATCCAGTTGCCGCGCTTGTGGGGCTTTATTGCTGACGATATGCAAGTACAGCTCGCATCCGGCACGGTGAGCTTAGCCTCTCATTACCGATTAGCACAAACGATTGCAGACACACCAGACAATGACAAGCTAAGTATTTCAACCAATCACGGTCAATTCGCTTTAGATAATCTCGATATCCAAGCGAATAAAAAATCGATTGTTAGCCTACCCTCATTGACGGTCAACAATATCGCGACTGATGTTGATCAACAAACCGTCGCGATTGAGTCTATCCAATCTCATGGTCTAAAACTCGCGGCCCAAGTAAACCAGCAAGGTGCTGATCTCGTATCTTTGTTTACACCAAAGTCGCTTGCTCAAACTTCAGCGTCAAAAAGCGCGCCAGTGAAAGAAAGCCAAGCTGAAGAAGTTAGCCACGCTGAGTCATTAGACAATGAAGCAAGCCAACCTTGGTTGGTCACGTTAGACGGCGTTGAAATCAAAGATTATCAAGTAACGGTGGCTGAAAATATTCTCACGCCAAAAGCCAATACTTGGACTATTGCGCCAATTAATCTCACTACCAGCAAAATCGTGAGTGATTTATCTAAGCCCATTGATTTTGATTTTGCCGCGATCAACGGTAAAGGCGATATTAAAGTAAAAGGTCAAGCTGACGCGCTAAAACAAGCCGTGACCGCAGACGTTGATGTGAAATCACTCAAGCTTGCGCAATTCCAGCCATATTTGGCGACGGCAGTTAAAGCAACATTAACGAATGGTGAGTTAAATACACAAGCGACGATTAAAGCCAATGCAAACGGTGATGTGACCGTCAATGGCGGTATTCAAGTAAACCATCTGGCTATTCGTGACAACAAGTTGAAGAAGCCGTTTGTTAAATGGCGCTCTCTGGCGGTCAACAAGTTTAATTTTGACCTAGCGAAATCAAAACTAGACATTGATACGCTAAGCCTCAGTCAACCATACGCACGTGTGGTAATCAATGAAGATCGCTCGACCAACATTGGTGATCTTGTGGTTGAACAACCGAAAAAATCACCAAGCAAAACAAAAGCGACCACTGCGTCCAAAGATAAGCCATTTGCGCTTAGCGTGAAGAAGATCGCTTTTAACGATGGCTCGGCATTCTTTGCAGATAACTCGCTAAAACCTGGGTTCTCTTCTGGTATTGAGCAATTGAAAGGCCAAATTAGCCAAGTTTCAAGTGTGCCAGGGACCAAAGCATCTGTGGATATTAGTGGTAATATCGACCGCTATGCACCAGTAAAGATCAAAGGTGAAATTAACCCACTTATTGCGCAGCCTTACCTAGACCTTGACGTGTTATTTAAGAGCGTTGAACTAACTACGGTAAACCCGTACTCGGGTACCTATGCGGGTTATTTCATTGATAAAGGTCAGCTCACGCTTGATCTAAACTACAAGTTAGATAAGAACCAGCTAAAAGGCTCCAATCACGTTGTGATAGATCAGTTGCAACTGGGTGAAGCCAGTGACAGTGACACGGCGACACAACTTCCAGTCAAACTTGCCATTGCCCTACTTCAAGACAATGACGGCGTTATCGATATGGGTGTTGAAGTTTCAGGCGATGTAAACGATCCAAGCTTCAACCTTGGTTCAGTGATTTGGCAAACGGTGAGTAACATTATCACCAAAGCCGTCAGCGCACCATTTAACTTTATTGCTGGGTTAGCCGACTCTGATGAGGAGCTTAATCATATCGCATTCGCGTTTGGCTCAAGCAGCCTTAGCAGCGATGCTGATGAGAAGCTGACATCTTTAGGTGAAGGTCTGAATGCTCGTCCAAATCTTGCTCTTTCTGTGGACGGATCTATCGATGCGGTAGAAGATAGCAAAGCACTCGCTTTAACAAAGTTCTCGCAGAAGCTTGCTCAACAAGCCCAAATCGAGCCAGATCAACTGCCTGATAACCTAACCGCGAGTAATTTCCCAACCTCAGGTCCGCTTTCTGATTCTCTGCAAGCGCTTTACAAACATGAGTTTGGTGAGGATGCTGATGTAGTACGTGACAAAATTGAAGATGAACTATCAGCAAAAGACAGTGATTTAAGTGATGAAGAGATCGACCGTCGTTGGCACATCGCTCTTTACAACTTGGAACTGAACAAACAGCAGATTAGCCAAGCAGAGCTAGGTAAATTAGCTCAAGCGCGCGCTCAAGCTGTCAAAGCGTACCTCGTTGATGTCGTTAAAGTAGACGCTGCACAAGTGTTCTTGCTGGATAGTCGTTTTGACATTGAACAAGACAGCAGCGGTGCGGTACTTTCACTAAAAGCAAAATAGGCATTATTTGACGCTGATAACCTTGCGATAAAATTTAGGCGTATCTTTTCAGATACGCCTTTTTTCTATCTCGCCAGTCCGAGTCACAGCCTGCAAGCACAACAGGTTAACGCAACAAATTGACTAAACGCTCATCTTTCTTTCGCAGTGAATAACAACCACGATACACGCGCCGCAGC from Vibrio taketomensis encodes:
- a CDS encoding DUF748 domain-containing protein; protein product: MSNKLKNAKAKFNTLPRAIRWGTYATGGYLSYAMLLGLLVPYVAEQQAPEQLSKLIERPVLLGDVTINPFTLQFDIDKFAILEGEQPFVSFDKASLQLNFWQSIFDGALSVEYITLDKPYVNIERVNNPDSTEIAFNFSDILSAVERNSAPTEDVAPEVEDVVDRHAPLFPVQIKQTALNHGDVRFKDNITGAELHYPDINLSLGEFATQSVLADNTNRYTLQINDADTAKIALKGQVQLKPLQVVGDINVENIQLPRLWGFIADDMQVQLASGTVSLASHYRLAQTIADTPDNDKLSISTNHGQFALDNLDIQANKKSIVSLPSLTVNNIATDVDQQTVAIESIQSHGLKLAAQVNQQGADLVSLFTPKSLAQTSASKSAPVKESQAEEVSHAESLDNEASQPWLVTLDGVEIKDYQVTVAENILTPKANTWTIAPINLTTSKIVSDLSKPIDFDFAAINGKGDIKVKGQADALKQAVTADVDVKSLKLAQFQPYLATAVKATLTNGELNTQATIKANANGDVTVNGGIQVNHLAIRDNKLKKPFVKWRSLAVNKFNFDLAKSKLDIDTLSLSQPYARVVINEDRSTNIGDLVVEQPKKSPSKTKATTASKDKPFALSVKKIAFNDGSAFFADNSLKPGFSSGIEQLKGQISQVSSVPGTKASVDISGNIDRYAPVKIKGEINPLIAQPYLDLDVLFKSVELTTVNPYSGTYAGYFIDKGQLTLDLNYKLDKNQLKGSNHVVIDQLQLGEASDSDTATQLPVKLAIALLQDNDGVIDMGVEVSGDVNDPSFNLGSVIWQTVSNIITKAVSAPFNFIAGLADSDEELNHIAFAFGSSSLSSDADEKLTSLGEGLNARPNLALSVDGSIDAVEDSKALALTKFSQKLAQQAQIEPDQLPDNLTASNFPTSGPLSDSLQALYKHEFGEDADVVRDKIEDELSAKDSDLSDEEIDRRWHIALYNLELNKQQISQAELGKLAQARAQAVKAYLVDVVKVDAAQVFLLDSRFDIEQDSSGAVLSLKAK